A single region of the Aeromonas hydrophila subsp. hydrophila ATCC 7966 genome encodes:
- a CDS encoding FecCD family ABC transporter permease, protein MMRLPLPWLLCLTGGALALLLVGSLATGPMALSFGESLRALFAGQGSGIEAHKLLIVQEIRLPRTLLCIAVGGILGLCGAVMQGLFRNPLADPGIIGVSGGAALGAALAIVLLAPLGQQWQSLLGIGLLPLLAFLGGALTTTLVYLLGTREGGTSVTVMLLAGVAVTALSGAVIGLLTYLADDQMLRNLSLWQMGSLAAGKPVDVALALLTLVALLILFLRDANPLNALLLGEGEARHLGIQVQSLKRRLILLTAAGVGVAVAVAGMIGFVGLVVPHLVRLLAGPNHVRLLPLSALLGAALLLGADMLARTLLAPAEMPVGIITALLGAPFFIWLLVKGRRTL, encoded by the coding sequence ATGATGCGTCTGCCACTGCCCTGGCTGCTGTGCCTCACCGGCGGCGCACTGGCGCTGCTACTGGTCGGATCCTTGGCGACCGGCCCCATGGCCCTCTCCTTTGGCGAGAGCCTGCGCGCCCTGTTCGCCGGCCAAGGGAGCGGGATTGAGGCCCACAAGCTGCTGATCGTGCAGGAGATCCGCCTGCCTCGTACCCTGCTCTGCATCGCGGTGGGGGGGATTCTCGGCCTCTGCGGCGCCGTGATGCAGGGCCTGTTTCGCAACCCCCTGGCCGACCCCGGCATCATCGGGGTCTCCGGCGGCGCGGCGCTCGGCGCGGCGCTGGCCATCGTGCTGCTGGCCCCCCTCGGCCAGCAGTGGCAGAGCCTGCTCGGCATCGGCCTGCTGCCCCTGCTCGCCTTTCTCGGCGGCGCGCTGACCACCACCCTCGTCTATCTGCTCGGCACCCGGGAGGGGGGCACCTCGGTCACCGTCATGCTGCTGGCCGGGGTGGCCGTCACCGCGCTGTCCGGTGCCGTGATCGGCCTGCTCACCTATCTCGCCGATGATCAGATGCTGCGCAACCTGAGCCTGTGGCAGATGGGGTCGCTGGCGGCGGGGAAGCCGGTGGACGTGGCGCTGGCGCTGCTGACCCTGGTTGCCCTGCTCATTCTGTTCTTGCGCGATGCCAACCCCCTCAACGCCCTGCTGCTGGGTGAAGGGGAGGCCCGCCACCTCGGCATCCAGGTGCAGTCCCTCAAGCGGCGGCTGATCCTGCTCACCGCCGCCGGAGTCGGCGTAGCAGTGGCGGTGGCCGGCATGATCGGTTTCGTCGGCCTGGTGGTACCCCACCTGGTGCGGCTGCTGGCCGGCCCCAACCACGTCCGGTTGCTGCCGCTCTCCGCCCTGCTCGGGGCTGCCCTGCTGCTGGGCGCCGACATGCTGGCCCGCACCCTGCTGGCGCCGGCCGAGATGCCGGTCGGCATCATCACCGCCCTGCTGGGCGCCCCCTTCTTCATCTGGCTGCTGGTCAAGGGCCGCCGGACGCTTTAA
- a CDS encoding heme/hemin ABC transporter substrate-binding protein, with protein MGRRFALALSLLGCSALSLPVLAQERIVSIGPATTELILALGGEQSLIATDISSPEPKNLPRVGYHRALAAEGILSLAPTRLVGSDEMGPPPALEQLRRAGVEVDVLPTAPTLANLNQRIDTLAALLKDPAAGSRLKAEIQAQSEQLAAQAKQNKPLKVVFLLLHKGQPTSIAGGNTTASALLTLAGGVNPVAQLQDYKPVSTESLIELQPDLVLVSGRDWQQYQDPETVLSQVPALSATPAGKNRAIHAIDGHALQGGLSLTSLQQASQIAKWIKLGS; from the coding sequence ATGGGCCGTCGTTTTGCCCTCGCACTCAGCCTGCTCGGCTGCTCAGCCCTGTCCCTGCCCGTTCTGGCGCAGGAACGTATCGTCAGCATAGGCCCGGCCACCACGGAACTCATTCTGGCGCTGGGCGGTGAGCAGAGCCTCATCGCCACCGACATCAGCAGCCCGGAGCCGAAAAACCTGCCACGGGTCGGCTATCACCGCGCCCTCGCCGCCGAAGGGATCCTGAGCCTGGCGCCGACCCGGCTGGTCGGCAGCGACGAGATGGGGCCACCGCCCGCCCTGGAGCAGTTGCGCCGGGCCGGGGTCGAAGTGGACGTGCTGCCCACCGCCCCCACCCTCGCCAACCTCAACCAGCGCATCGATACCCTGGCCGCCCTGCTCAAGGACCCGGCCGCCGGCTCCCGCCTGAAGGCCGAGATCCAGGCCCAGAGCGAGCAGCTGGCCGCCCAGGCAAAGCAGAACAAGCCGCTCAAGGTGGTCTTCCTGCTGCTGCACAAGGGCCAGCCCACCAGCATCGCCGGCGGCAACACCACCGCCAGCGCCCTGCTCACTCTGGCCGGCGGCGTCAACCCGGTGGCCCAGCTGCAAGACTACAAACCCGTCTCCACCGAATCCCTGATCGAGCTGCAGCCCGATCTGGTGCTGGTGAGCGGCCGCGACTGGCAGCAGTATCAGGATCCTGAAACCGTGCTGAGCCAGGTGCCCGCCCTTTCCGCCACCCCGGCCGGCAAGAACAGAGCCATCCACGCCATCGACGGTCACGCCCTGCAAGGGGGGCTCAGCCTCACCTCGCTGCAGCAGGCCAGCCAGATCGCCAAGTGGATCAAGCTGGGTTCATGA
- the hutX gene encoding heme utilization cystosolic carrier protein HutX, translated as MSIAQRIHGLLEQDPSAHPSTIAAELAVSEWEVVRHLPAELVTLVPAEQAEALLADLADWGQVTTIVESDGSIFEVKAPFPRGKSARGYYNLMGRDGEMHGHLKLDNVVGIALVSKLFMGKEGHSFQFFGHSGRCIFKVYLGRDEQRQLLPAQVERFMALRHQYQEEVKA; from the coding sequence ATGAGCATTGCACAACGCATTCATGGGCTGCTGGAACAAGATCCCAGCGCTCACCCATCCACCATCGCCGCCGAGCTGGCCGTCAGCGAATGGGAGGTGGTACGCCACCTGCCGGCCGAGCTGGTCACTCTGGTGCCCGCCGAGCAGGCCGAAGCCCTGCTGGCGGATCTGGCCGACTGGGGCCAGGTGACCACCATCGTCGAGTCCGACGGCTCCATCTTCGAGGTGAAGGCCCCCTTCCCCCGTGGCAAGAGCGCCCGCGGCTACTACAACCTGATGGGGCGCGACGGCGAGATGCACGGCCACCTCAAGCTCGACAACGTGGTCGGCATCGCCCTGGTCAGCAAGCTGTTCATGGGCAAGGAGGGGCACTCCTTCCAGTTCTTCGGCCACAGCGGTCGCTGCATTTTCAAGGTCTATTTGGGGCGTGACGAGCAGCGTCAGCTGCTGCCGGCCCAGGTGGAACGCTTCATGGCCCTGCGCCACCAGTATCAAGAGGAAGTCAAAGCATGA
- the hutZ gene encoding heme utilization protein HutZ: MSERQERLQNRLQPEIREFRDGCRTLQLATVDSEGNPNASYAPFVLQEDGYYVLISEIARHARNLQQVPKVSLMLIEDENGARELFARKRLTFDAVAEVVARDDVRWEQAIAALEGRFGEIVKGLSNLKDFVLFRLKPEQGLFVKGFGQAFRVSGDELVDFVHLVEGHKRVDNGAELTSPADAPV, from the coding sequence ATGAGTGAACGTCAGGAGCGTCTGCAGAACCGCCTGCAACCGGAGATCCGCGAGTTTCGCGACGGTTGCCGCACCCTGCAGCTGGCGACGGTGGACAGTGAAGGCAACCCCAATGCCAGCTATGCCCCCTTCGTGCTGCAGGAGGATGGCTACTATGTGCTCATCTCCGAGATCGCCCGCCACGCCCGCAACCTGCAACAGGTGCCCAAGGTGTCGCTGATGCTGATCGAGGACGAGAACGGGGCCCGCGAACTGTTTGCCCGCAAGCGCCTCACCTTCGATGCGGTGGCCGAAGTGGTGGCCCGCGACGACGTGCGCTGGGAGCAGGCCATCGCCGCCCTGGAAGGGCGCTTCGGCGAGATAGTCAAAGGGCTCTCCAACCTCAAGGACTTCGTGCTGTTTCGGCTCAAGCCCGAGCAGGGGTTGTTCGTCAAGGGCTTCGGCCAGGCGTTCCGGGTCTCCGGCGACGAGCTGGTGGATTTCGTCCACCTGGTGGAAGGGCACAAGCGCGTCGACAAC